In a genomic window of Enterobacter asburiae:
- a CDS encoding DUF1294 domain-containing protein encodes MTLNRFCFLLLFIAAAGSVFTAYPCAMWFLLINVLTIAIYGADKTAARKGMRRVPERTLLVFGIVGGWPGAILGQQLFRHKTQKQPFKTWFLLSVVVSVSATAGLYYFYPFIPS; translated from the coding sequence ATGACTTTGAATCGTTTTTGCTTTTTGCTCCTGTTCATCGCTGCAGCTGGCAGCGTTTTTACCGCGTATCCCTGCGCCATGTGGTTCTTGCTGATTAACGTTCTGACGATAGCGATTTACGGCGCCGATAAAACCGCTGCGCGGAAAGGGATGCGCAGGGTACCGGAGAGGACGTTACTGGTATTTGGCATTGTAGGCGGGTGGCCTGGCGCTATTCTGGGCCAACAGCTCTTTCGCCATAAAACGCAGAAGCAGCCATTCAAAACCTGGTTTTTACTGAGCGTCGTCGTAAGCGTCTCGGCTACGGCGGGGCTGTATTATTTTTATCCCTTTATTCCCAGTTGA
- a CDS encoding GFA family protein, producing the protein MTDIRHAQCHCGAVAFSVELTDGFNTARRCSCSFCRMRGAVVVSAPLSGITVTRGEDKLTEYRFNTGTARHFFCSVCGIYTFHQRRSNPNEYGVNVACFENVSPFDFPEVTVMDGVNHPSDGESGVFGYLSFRKKESNIG; encoded by the coding sequence ATGACAGATATTCGTCATGCACAGTGCCATTGTGGCGCGGTGGCATTTTCCGTCGAACTCACGGACGGTTTTAATACTGCGCGGCGCTGCAGTTGCTCTTTTTGCCGCATGCGGGGCGCAGTTGTGGTCTCTGCACCGTTGTCGGGTATTACCGTGACAAGAGGTGAGGATAAGCTGACGGAGTACCGGTTCAACACGGGGACGGCGCGGCATTTCTTCTGCTCGGTCTGTGGGATATACACGTTCCATCAGCGTCGCTCTAACCCAAATGAATACGGCGTCAATGTGGCCTGTTTTGAAAATGTGTCGCCGTTTGATTTCCCCGAAGTGACGGTGATGGACGGCGTGAACCATCCGAGCGATGGTGAAAGCGGCGTTTTTGGATACCTCTCGTTTCGCAAAAAAGAGAGCAATATAGGTTGA
- a CDS encoding VOC family protein produces MKDIDVGFTHVAFMVRDLEKSVAFYRRYAGMEVIHSREPDLPDVRKVAWLTDHTRPFALVLVQSDNVTDTPLGHFGHLGIACATREEIDRKTAMAIEEGALRKAPEDLGDPVGYYVFFADPDGNTLELSYGQRVGLTAIQ; encoded by the coding sequence ATGAAAGACATTGACGTAGGATTCACTCATGTTGCGTTTATGGTCCGGGATCTGGAGAAGAGCGTTGCTTTCTACCGCCGATATGCCGGGATGGAGGTCATCCACTCGCGTGAGCCCGATCTTCCCGATGTCCGCAAAGTGGCGTGGCTGACTGACCATACGCGTCCTTTTGCGCTGGTTCTGGTGCAGTCTGACAACGTGACCGATACGCCGCTGGGGCATTTTGGCCACCTTGGGATTGCCTGCGCCACGCGCGAAGAAATTGACAGAAAAACCGCGATGGCCATCGAAGAAGGAGCGTTACGGAAAGCACCGGAAGATCTGGGCGATCCCGTTGGGTATTATGTATTCTTTGCCGATCCCGATGGAAATACCTTAGAGCTATCGTACGGCCAGCGCGTCGGGCTGACAGCGATTCAGTGA